A window from Photobacterium sp. DA100 encodes these proteins:
- a CDS encoding nucleoside hydrolase, translating to MRKIIIDTDIGDDADDALAIGLALSANQFNILGITTVYKNTQMRAKMAKHLVTLAGHDNIPVHSGMGHSLNNENTVDEIPCQYRKEMEHVHYDGEDAVEFIAEQLRNERLTIVAIGPLTNIAMLMTTYPELIGRIEELVIMGGCYYRHVNEWNIVCDPEAADIVFKSGVNIKAVGLDVTTKCHFNDDILKSAYEKADTPLKQLMIDCCEAWLKKTGFTPILHDPLTIFALMNESDIQFSPENIQIELTGKLTRGMTVCSEDGIWGRKHESPTAVVATALDYQRFIQIFHSNLFLN from the coding sequence GTGAGAAAAATAATTATTGATACCGATATTGGTGATGATGCCGATGATGCGTTGGCGATTGGACTCGCGTTGTCAGCCAATCAATTCAATATTCTGGGTATTACTACGGTATATAAAAATACGCAAATGCGGGCAAAGATGGCAAAACACCTTGTTACATTAGCTGGCCATGACAATATTCCTGTTCACTCGGGGATGGGGCATTCACTAAATAATGAAAATACAGTCGATGAAATTCCGTGCCAATATCGTAAGGAAATGGAGCATGTCCACTATGACGGTGAGGATGCTGTAGAGTTTATTGCGGAGCAGCTACGTAATGAAAGGCTGACAATCGTTGCAATAGGGCCTCTTACCAATATTGCTATGTTAATGACTACCTATCCTGAATTGATTGGGCGTATCGAAGAGCTCGTAATAATGGGAGGGTGTTATTACCGACACGTCAATGAGTGGAACATTGTTTGTGACCCTGAAGCCGCCGATATTGTATTCAAATCAGGTGTAAATATTAAGGCCGTTGGGTTGGATGTCACAACGAAGTGTCACTTCAACGACGATATATTGAAATCCGCTTATGAAAAGGCTGACACCCCACTGAAGCAATTGATGATTGATTGCTGTGAAGCCTGGCTGAAGAAGACCGGGTTTACTCCCATACTTCATGATCCGTTAACCATCTTTGCTTTAATGAACGAATCCGATATTCAATTTTCTCCCGAGAATATCCAAATTGAATTAACGGGGAAATTAACCCGTGGAATGACCGTGTGCTCCGAAGATGGGATCTGGGGGCGAAAACATGAGTCGCCAACCGCCGTTGTTGCAACAGCATTGGATTATCAGCGTTTTATTCAAATATTTCATTCCAATTTATTTCTCAATTAA
- a CDS encoding ribokinase, with protein MKQTKSSGAVFVLGSYNADIVSYVSAFPKHGQTVTADSIKILPGGKGANQAIASRRLCSDTHFLVKVGNDEFGKQAKAVLESYGFAGLYLNKSHNSNTGTANIISSSHDRNNMIAIDLGANCTVTQEEIDVVEGVVRQSTVVLTQLENNLDAISQVLQLGSESGAKTILNPAPYHPKAQQLLPWVHIVTPNETEASSLSGIEVVDIESATSAAQVIQEMGAKVVIITLGSNGCLLHTHEETTHFPAYPSHVTDTSGAGDSFNGALAASLAANQSIEEAVNFANAFAACATEKLGASNMPTLEEVNTKLSNLTRNIK; from the coding sequence GTGAAACAGACTAAATCATCAGGCGCTGTATTTGTACTTGGTTCATATAATGCAGACATTGTTTCTTATGTTTCTGCGTTTCCTAAACATGGACAGACAGTAACGGCAGACAGCATCAAAATACTTCCAGGAGGGAAAGGCGCAAACCAAGCCATCGCCAGCCGCCGCCTTTGTTCTGACACGCATTTTTTGGTGAAAGTCGGTAATGACGAATTTGGTAAACAAGCCAAGGCAGTACTTGAAAGTTACGGTTTTGCCGGGCTGTACCTCAATAAGAGCCACAATAGTAACACCGGCACGGCCAATATAATTTCATCCTCCCATGATCGAAATAATATGATTGCCATTGATCTTGGTGCCAACTGTACGGTAACTCAAGAAGAGATTGATGTTGTTGAGGGAGTCGTTAGGCAATCTACTGTTGTGTTGACTCAACTTGAAAACAACCTTGATGCTATCAGTCAGGTGCTCCAACTAGGTTCAGAATCAGGCGCCAAGACCATTCTCAATCCGGCTCCTTACCACCCAAAAGCTCAGCAACTGCTGCCCTGGGTACATATTGTCACTCCCAATGAAACAGAGGCAAGCAGTTTGAGTGGGATAGAGGTTGTCGATATTGAATCAGCAACTTCTGCCGCTCAAGTTATCCAAGAGATGGGAGCCAAAGTGGTGATAATTACTTTGGGCAGTAACGGCTGCTTGCTGCACACCCATGAAGAGACGACACATTTCCCTGCCTATCCAAGTCATGTCACTGATACTAGCGGCGCTGGCGATTCATTTAACGGAGCGTTGGCGGCATCACTGGCGGCCAATCAATCCATTGAGGAGGCCGTTAACTTTGCCAATGCATTTGCTGCATGCGCGACGGAAAAGTTGGGGGCTTCGAATATGCCGACGCTGGAAGAAGTGAACACTAAGTTGTCAAATCTGACAAGGAACATAAAGTGA
- a CDS encoding LysR family transcriptional regulator, translating to MNRFNNPSSKITMKMLRYFHEVALEKHFGRAAKKLNISPSPLSSQIKELENLIGSALFVRDTRTVALTTIGERLFDECQTIFRVFDNSIMKVLEAGRNEASTINVGLVSSFFWAGLGEALRSFKDTYPDYTFNIFEMTPEEQKKALLNKQIDVGLLRFADTINTSPLVSERLLADPMCLVVANNHTFKDRKVISIDEIKDEGFVFMQRQDSASSKLIIDTFMTHGHHISVNQEVYEPNTLMSIVGTSNLAAIVPTTFSYHRWSNVHFVKLRETIPGDLSALFDYRSKNSVLNTFLLHIKQELVSFKAKT from the coding sequence ATGAATCGATTCAACAATCCCTCGTCGAAAATCACCATGAAGATGCTGCGTTACTTTCATGAAGTAGCATTAGAGAAACATTTTGGACGTGCAGCGAAAAAACTGAATATTTCACCGTCTCCATTGAGTAGCCAGATCAAAGAGCTGGAAAACCTCATTGGATCTGCATTGTTTGTTAGAGATACCAGGACGGTTGCACTCACCACGATCGGTGAGCGTTTGTTTGATGAGTGTCAGACGATTTTTCGTGTATTTGATAATTCGATAATGAAGGTATTGGAAGCAGGTCGTAACGAGGCTTCAACTATCAATGTAGGCCTTGTGAGCTCGTTCTTCTGGGCTGGGCTGGGTGAGGCATTGAGGAGCTTTAAAGACACCTACCCGGACTATACCTTTAATATCTTCGAAATGACCCCCGAAGAACAAAAGAAAGCACTGTTGAATAAACAGATCGATGTCGGATTACTGAGATTTGCTGATACTATCAATACCTCACCACTCGTCTCTGAAAGACTGCTAGCAGACCCAATGTGCTTAGTGGTCGCGAATAACCACACATTCAAAGATCGCAAAGTCATCTCAATCGACGAGATTAAGGATGAAGGTTTCGTATTCATGCAAAGACAGGATTCGGCGTCTTCAAAGCTCATCATCGATACCTTCATGACTCACGGCCATCATATCAGCGTCAACCAAGAGGTATACGAACCAAATACGCTAATGTCTATTGTTGGCACCAGCAACCTAGCTGCTATCGTTCCGACAACTTTCAGTTATCACCGCTGGAGTAATGTTCATTTTGTAAAGCTAAGAGAAACCATCCCCGGCGATCTATCTGCGTTATTTGATTACAGAAGCAAGAACTCCGTACTAAACACTTTCTTGCTACACATCAAGCAAGAACTTGTATCGTTTAAAGCTAAAACTTAG
- the nagK gene encoding N-acetylglucosamine kinase, protein MYYGLDIGGTKIEFGAFDVNLQRVMTKRIPTPQTSYQALLDAIAELVEQADLHLACRGAVGIGLPGMEQVDTGKVLTVNIAVAKGKTLRKDLECRLNRPVALENDANCFALSEANDERLANYSVIAGLIMGTGFGGGVVINGQVVSGHNHVAGEVGHMKLSLPALEHLGSNPPIFYCGCGAKGCLDSYLSGRGFELLYNHYYSEELSAVEIISKFSEGDGNVSAFVDFYLELVAICLADLMMIIDPEAIVIGGGLSNFDELYQKVPSKLDKHLLSVAKAPEIIKAKYGDAGGVRGAAFLNL, encoded by the coding sequence ATGTATTACGGATTAGATATTGGTGGAACCAAAATAGAGTTTGGTGCGTTTGATGTGAACTTACAGCGAGTAATGACTAAGCGTATTCCTACACCGCAAACGAGTTATCAAGCGTTGCTTGATGCGATTGCAGAGCTGGTTGAACAAGCAGACTTACACTTAGCGTGCCGGGGAGCAGTAGGTATTGGTCTACCGGGGATGGAACAAGTCGACACAGGGAAAGTGTTGACGGTCAATATCGCTGTAGCCAAAGGTAAGACGCTTAGAAAAGATCTCGAGTGTCGTCTTAACAGGCCTGTAGCTTTGGAGAATGATGCTAATTGTTTCGCTTTATCTGAAGCCAATGATGAGCGACTAGCAAATTATTCAGTTATTGCTGGTTTGATAATGGGGACCGGATTTGGCGGCGGAGTGGTCATCAACGGTCAGGTTGTATCTGGTCATAACCATGTTGCTGGTGAAGTTGGCCATATGAAACTATCTCTTCCAGCGTTAGAACATTTAGGTAGTAACCCACCGATATTTTATTGTGGCTGTGGGGCCAAGGGGTGTTTGGACAGTTACCTCTCCGGCCGTGGCTTTGAGTTACTTTATAATCACTACTACTCCGAGGAATTATCAGCTGTAGAGATAATCTCGAAATTCTCCGAAGGTGATGGCAATGTAAGTGCCTTTGTGGATTTTTATCTTGAGTTAGTGGCAATATGCTTGGCCGATTTAATGATGATTATTGATCCAGAAGCCATTGTGATCGGAGGGGGATTGTCAAACTTTGATGAACTATATCAAAAAGTGCCATCAAAATTAGATAAACACTTACTTTCTGTCGCAAAAGCCCCTGAAATCATTAAAGCAAAGTACGGTGATGCTGGTGGAGTTCGAGGAGCTGCTTTTTTGAACCTGTAG
- a CDS encoding IS110 family transposase codes for MQSTVIIGIDIGKNLFHLVGRDKVGREIFRHKFNRTKLIQFLSCHEPVVVAMESCGGCHWLARKCASYGHTPKLIPPQYVKPYVKSHKNDFIDADAIGEAASRPHMRFVTAKSEEAQVLTVIRRVRAAYIKDRTACMNRIGSMLLEFGISLPTGHHQMKNVFQRIMDHDELLPPLLLLEVKQHFDHYELLNSRIKEQEDKLQRIMRQQETAKLLQTIPGVGPITACCCLSAVANPQDFKNGRNFAAWIGLVPYQYSTGGKSRLLGISKRGNKELREMFVHAARAVMWRDESAEKYFGIWLIELKRRKPFNVAVVALANKIARIAWSVMAEQKPFEIRN; via the coding sequence ATGCAAAGCACTGTGATCATAGGCATTGATATTGGTAAAAATCTTTTTCATCTCGTCGGCAGAGATAAGGTTGGCAGGGAGATTTTCCGTCATAAGTTTAACCGAACCAAGCTTATTCAGTTTCTTTCGTGTCACGAACCAGTGGTTGTTGCAATGGAGTCTTGTGGTGGCTGCCACTGGTTAGCAAGGAAGTGCGCGAGTTACGGGCATACACCAAAGCTCATTCCTCCTCAGTATGTTAAGCCGTATGTAAAATCACATAAAAATGATTTTATTGATGCAGATGCGATTGGAGAAGCAGCATCACGACCTCATATGAGATTTGTCACGGCCAAGTCAGAAGAAGCACAAGTGCTAACTGTTATTCGGCGTGTCAGAGCGGCTTATATAAAAGATCGCACAGCATGCATGAACCGTATTGGTTCGATGTTGCTTGAATTTGGGATCAGCTTGCCCACAGGGCATCATCAAATGAAAAATGTTTTCCAACGCATTATGGATCATGATGAACTCCTTCCTCCTTTGCTTCTTCTCGAAGTAAAGCAGCACTTTGACCATTACGAGTTGCTCAACTCAAGAATCAAAGAACAAGAAGATAAGCTACAAAGGATTATGCGACAGCAAGAAACAGCCAAGCTTCTGCAGACCATACCAGGTGTTGGTCCAATAACAGCCTGCTGTTGTTTGTCCGCTGTTGCTAACCCTCAAGATTTTAAAAATGGACGCAACTTTGCTGCTTGGATAGGCCTTGTTCCCTATCAATATTCCACGGGCGGTAAATCAAGGCTGCTTGGCATATCAAAGCGCGGGAACAAAGAACTCAGAGAGATGTTTGTTCATGCCGCTAGAGCTGTGATGTGGCGTGATGAATCAGCCGAAAAGTACTTCGGCATTTGGCTCATAGAGCTCAAACGAAGAAAGCCATTTAATGTCGCTGTTGTTGCTTTGGCTAATAAAATTGCACGTATAGCGTGGTCAGTGATGGCTGAACAAAAGCCATTTGAAATTAGAAACTAA
- a CDS encoding oligogalacturonate-specific porin KdgM family protein has product MKYKAVPFLLLACSSLPIYASESEPEYNESNPLWIEVYTRYEEDKDLGLQGIIGRIDFPEFWGTYFAAELNTDGYYEWAVGKGFGIGDNAYIDVYLGYTKWNYRLSLRTGYNFDNGLMLSARVRPEFGYDDWIGEDNEGNTINYGTNLGVRTDLFLGYNSTDYEFFYNRVDHFETDEEIADAFKHGKQHTTTDHEFRITYTKNKWRPYFQWVYMENGLYTPESYKDDIRWQLGFTLPM; this is encoded by the coding sequence ATGAAATATAAAGCAGTACCGTTCTTGCTTCTTGCCTGCTCATCTTTACCAATTTATGCGAGTGAAAGCGAACCAGAATATAACGAATCAAATCCATTATGGATTGAGGTATATACCCGATACGAAGAGGACAAAGATCTTGGCCTTCAAGGTATTATTGGACGCATCGATTTTCCAGAGTTTTGGGGAACTTACTTTGCAGCCGAGCTAAACACTGATGGTTACTATGAGTGGGCCGTTGGCAAAGGTTTTGGTATAGGCGATAACGCTTATATCGATGTCTACCTTGGTTATACAAAATGGAATTACCGCTTGTCTTTGCGTACAGGCTATAACTTCGATAATGGCCTTATGCTGAGTGCCCGTGTCCGTCCTGAATTTGGCTATGATGACTGGATCGGCGAAGACAATGAGGGTAACACCATAAACTATGGAACCAATTTAGGAGTTCGTACTGACCTGTTTCTCGGATACAACAGCACCGATTACGAGTTTTTCTATAACCGAGTTGATCACTTTGAAACTGACGAAGAGATTGCAGATGCCTTTAAACATGGTAAACAGCACACAACAACGGATCACGAATTCAGAATTACTTATACCAAGAATAAGTGGCGACCATATTTTCAATGGGTTTATATGGAGAACGGTCTGTATACACCGGAATCATACAAAGATGATATACGCTGGCAGTTAGGTTTTACACTGCCGATGTAG
- a CDS encoding glycoside-pentoside-hexuronide (GPH):cation symporter gives MSKIRMTTLQKIGFGAGDSAINLSMISAGMLIYAFHVQIVGLTPVDAGWLLLLVRCIDAVTDPAMGWMTNRYKTRFGHYRHWIGFAAIPMGVSMYLMFTTVGDTYNVKLAWAYTTYIFNTLMFTMVSIPYISMIGVITNDPDERITANSWRFTMAKAATLLCTSLVPYWVTSHDNQVQGYATSFMILGVIGAACLLFCAYHTKEVVDIEPNKQPVKEQLKSLLRNDQWVVLCAACITLMLAFLVRGNIAFIYATEFAGASFGLQVSIFLGMWSVGGILAAMVSKQLTRRYCKIKVFRFSMYASALMGVSIYFLVSEGQYIPAVLCYFLYCFLTDLNTPIFWALISEVSDYGKKKTGIDASGISMGAISFCQKLGMGLSGIVTGYTLQYFGYSADAEKTADVLNGLSLSLSIAPALFFLLTGLIIKKYFITTEYYNKMMNGEIQPSKTVSNTTIKSQA, from the coding sequence ATGTCAAAAATCAGAATGACTACCTTACAAAAAATAGGGTTCGGGGCTGGTGACTCTGCCATCAATTTATCCATGATCTCAGCTGGCATGCTCATTTATGCTTTTCATGTTCAGATAGTCGGTCTTACTCCTGTTGATGCCGGTTGGTTGCTATTACTTGTTAGGTGTATTGATGCCGTTACTGATCCTGCAATGGGCTGGATGACCAACAGATACAAGACACGCTTTGGCCATTACCGTCATTGGATAGGTTTTGCAGCTATCCCGATGGGGGTTTCGATGTATCTGATGTTTACCACCGTTGGCGATACCTATAACGTCAAGTTGGCATGGGCATATACGACTTACATATTCAATACGTTGATGTTTACGATGGTCTCTATCCCATATATCTCGATGATAGGCGTGATCACCAATGATCCAGACGAGCGTATTACGGCGAACTCATGGCGATTTACTATGGCCAAGGCAGCAACATTGCTATGTACCTCACTGGTTCCATACTGGGTGACATCACACGACAACCAAGTCCAAGGCTATGCGACATCATTTATGATCCTTGGAGTAATTGGTGCTGCCTGCCTGCTGTTCTGTGCTTACCATACTAAAGAAGTGGTTGATATTGAGCCCAATAAACAGCCTGTTAAAGAGCAACTGAAAAGCCTACTAAGAAACGACCAATGGGTTGTCCTTTGCGCGGCCTGTATCACTCTCATGCTGGCATTTTTAGTACGGGGCAATATTGCCTTCATCTATGCGACGGAGTTTGCCGGTGCCAGTTTTGGCCTTCAGGTTTCAATTTTCCTAGGTATGTGGTCGGTTGGTGGGATCCTGGCTGCAATGGTATCTAAGCAACTGACCAGGCGTTACTGCAAAATCAAAGTATTCAGGTTTTCGATGTACGCATCAGCACTGATGGGAGTATCAATCTACTTCTTGGTGAGTGAAGGGCAATACATACCAGCTGTGCTTTGCTATTTCCTCTATTGCTTCCTGACGGATCTGAATACACCTATTTTTTGGGCATTGATTTCAGAGGTGAGTGACTACGGAAAGAAGAAAACCGGTATCGATGCCTCGGGTATCTCGATGGGTGCAATTTCATTTTGCCAAAAACTGGGAATGGGATTGTCTGGTATTGTTACGGGTTACACCTTGCAATATTTTGGCTATTCCGCAGACGCAGAAAAAACAGCAGATGTCTTAAATGGTCTTTCTTTATCTCTTTCCATTGCCCCTGCTTTATTCTTCTTGCTGACAGGACTGATCATCAAAAAGTATTTCATCACAACGGAGTACTACAACAAGATGATGAATGGAGAAATACAACCATCAAAGACAGTTAGTAATACCACAATCAAGTCACAGGCTTAA